GATCGAGGATGAATTTGGTTATGGATATGTTCCAGAGTATCATCAAGATATAAAGGACATGGAAAGCCATTACCTTGATCCAGAGAGAAACAATTTCTTTATGGCCATCCATCAAGAAACTGGAAAAATAATTGGAACCATTGGCATACGAGCTTATGATAGGGATTTCCCACTTTTTAAGAATGTTTACAATTCCAAAACCACGGCCAGCGTTTGGAGAGTTTTTGTTGATAAAAAATGGCGTAGGAATGGTGTTGCTTCCACTTTAGTCCATATGGCAGAGAACTTCTGCAGGGAAAAAGGTTACAAGGAAATCTATCTTCACACTCACAAAACAGTGCATGGTTCTCTAGATTTCTGGATTTCCAATGGTTACCAGGTAGTGGAAGATACTGGAAACCATCTTAAGACTGTTCATATGGAAAAAAATCTATGTAAAATATCTTCACCGTGTGATGTTGATGGAATACTCATTTTCGAAGGATAAAATATGGTTTCTGGGCAGGAGCTACCATGAGTACATGTCCATGTTCAAATTAACTCCAGAATTCCTTAAAAATAAAATTATTCTGGACTGTGCTGCCGGTGCAAGTTCATTTACTTAATCATCATTCCGTGACTAAAAATTGTTCCATTTTATAATTGTTCTTTTTTATAAATGAGGGAGTAATCAAAATGAAAGATTAAATAGTAAATATTATAAGTTAGGATATTACATTATAACCATAATTTATGATAAAGGAGAGAATTAATGCATATACCTGATGGTTTTATTCCTATGGGGCAATGTGCCATTTATATAATTTTAATGTTAATAGCCTGGGGTTTCACCCTCAAATGGTTAGTTGAAAGATTGATTAAACTTGAAAAGGAAAAACCGAGTTTAGGGAAGATAATTTCATATTTAATCTTAATAATTTTTATCCTGCCATCATTTGTTTTCATAATACAATCAGTTAACATACCCATACCATGGGGAGTTGGCATAAGTCTCCTCGGATCGGCTCTGGTAGCCATACTACTTCGAAGTCCATGGGGTGCAGTTCTGATTATGTCTCCGGTCCTGATTGTCCAGGGTTTATTCTTTGGAGACGGTGGTTTGACAACTATAGGGGCAAATATCATTAATATTGCAGTTATAGGTGGTTTTTCAGGATTTTATATTTACAAATTCGCCAAACCCCTGGGTAAAATACCAAGGGCGCTAATTGGTGGATGGTTTGCCGGTTTCACGTCTTTAATTTTAGTGGCAGAAGCAGTTGCTGTTGAAATGTGGTTATCTGGAACTTTTCCATTGGCAGAAGGAATTATTTCAGGTACCATGTACTCGGCCATGGCAGGGATTTTAGAAGGAATCATGACCATGATTGGGTGCATTTTAATACTGGTTATAAATTCTAAAACCAGGGAAGTTGAGAAAATTGAGAACAAAAATTTGTAAATTCATAACTATTAGGCTTATGGATTATTCAATGAAGAATAATCGAATTAGGGGAGGGCTTAAAATGTAAAACAAAAAATGTGACCCAAAAAAGTTTAACTAATTTATTTGCTACTGATTTCAATTAGGTTTTTCAATTAATGTATTACTCAAAGGCCTTAAAATTGAATCAAAGTAATACTAATAGAAAAGCTTATAATATGAATCATTGTAATGTACTATGAAGATAAAGGCTTTTAAAAGTATTACGTGACCCCCTGTACAGCGGAATTGAGTAATACTTAAAAAAGCTTTCAACTAAAAAAAGGAGGCAAAAATAATATGCATATACCAGATGGTTTTTTAGGATGGACCTGGCCAATTTTCTGGATTATTGCCATTGTAGCAGTGGGATATTCACTTAAATGGGCTAGAGAAAACCTGGATGAACGAAACATACCCTTACTGGCTGTTTTAGCTGCAGGCATATTTGCCATACAGGCCATGAACATTCCCATACCATGGGGAACCAGTGGCCATATGGTCGGCGCAGCATTGATAGCGATTTTATTTGTCAGCCCATGGGCTGCAGTACTGGTTTTATCCATAGTACTCATACTACAGGGATTAATATTTGGAGACGGTGGAATGACTGCTCTCGGAGCGAACATCGTTAACATGGGACTTATAGGTGGTTTCGTTGGATTCTATTCCTACAAGGCCCTTAAAGGAGTTGGAAGGATACCTGCAATTTTCATTGCAGCGTGGGCATCCATATTCCTAGCAGCAATAGCTTGTGCTATTGAAATGGCCATAGCCGGTACTTTCCCTCTAACTGAAGGCATAGCATTCATGGGACTCTATCATGCAGTGATAGGTATCATTGAAGGTATAATCACCGTGGTAGTTATTTTAGGTATTGAACGGGTGAGACCCGATCTGATACCTGACTGGGTAAAGGGCAAGAAACCGGAGGCAACAGGATGAACACCAGAAACCGAAACTTTATACTTGGTGGTCTGGCAATTGCCATAATCATTGCTATTTTAGCACCGTTTCTAGCGTCCAGTAACCCTGACGGACTGGAAAGTACAGCGGAAAGTCTGGAAGTTCCAGAATCAGAAGCAGCTTTCCAATCACCATTGCCCGATTACGCCATACCTGGAATGGAAGAAAATCCGCTTGGTGGAGTTGTTTCTCTAATTTTAGGTACTGTATTGGTACTGCTGGTGGCGCTGGGATTGGCCAAACTGCTCAGCAAAAGGAATGGAAATGGTCAGGCATAAATGCCTAGAGGAGCTTTATTAAAAGCTCTTCACTACTTTTTTTTAGAATAAATATAAATAAGAATATGATAGATTTTTATTGAGAGATTTTATGAAAGAACTGACTGCAATAGACAGAGAGTCCCGTAAAGAAAGCTTGATGAATAGTTTAGATGGGAGAATAAAACTTATATCAGCTATGCTAATCATTGTATACGCAGTTACCAACACAAACCTGATTGTTCTGGTGATAATGGAAATATACCTTATAATCCTCATTGCATTATCCAATGTAAGCCCCACTTATGCGTTAAAAAGAATCGCACTGGTAATCCCTTTTGGTGGATTTGTGGCTATGATTCAACCCTTCTTCCAACCCGGAAATATTATATGGACAGGGCCATTCGGATTATTACATATAACCGATTATGGTCTCTTTTTTGGAGTGTTACTCTTATTAAGGGTGACAGTTTCAGTTACTTCAATAGTATTTTTATCTTCAGCCACATCAATGCAGGACCTGGTAGCCTCGGCCCAGAAGCTGGGAGTTCCCCACCAATTAGCCATGCTCTTGAACCTCACTGTCCGTTACCTGTTCTTCTTCTATGATCAACTCATGAACATACTTAATGCACAATCAACCCGTTGCTTTGATATATTCAACAAAAAAACCCCCTATAAATGGAGATTGATAAAAGTAGGTGAAACAATTACTATGATGTTTATCAGGGCATTTGAACAGGGCGAAACTGTATATTTAAGTATGGTATGTAGAGGTTATTCTGAAAATACCCGTATTTACCGGGCCAAAAGTAAGTTAGATTATAAAGACTTTGCATTTGTTGGTATAACCGTGCTTATGATTGTTTCTTTAGAATATTTTAACATTTTTATACTTTGATTAATTTCAATGGATCATAATACTCAAAAAGACATTACACTAAAATAGTCACTGATTAGAGGGCAAATGAATGAAAAGACCAATTATACAAACTGAAAATATGAGTTTTACCTACCCTGACGGGACTTCAGCACTCCGTAACATAAACATGGAAATACTAGAGAGAGAAAGAGCTGCTATCATTGGATCCAATGGTGCGGGTAAATCAACACTATTTTCCCATTTCAATGGTATTCTACGACCAACCTCAGGATTAATTAAAATCAATGGCAAACCTGCCAGCTACAAAAAGGATGATCTCCTAAAAATCAGACAAACAGTGGGAATGGTATTCCAGAACCCTGATGACCAGCTTTTCTCACCCACTGTGGAAGAGGATGTGGCCTTCGGACCAATGAATCTAGGGCTATCTGATGATGAGGTAGAGGAAAGGGTTGAAGCTTCACTTTCTGCTGTGGGAATGTTGGAAACCAGGAGAAAAGCCCCTCACCACCTGAGTGGTGGTCAAAAAAAGAGAGTGGCTATTGCTGGTATACTGGCCATGAATCCAGATATAATGGTTCTGGATGAACCTACCACTGGACTTGATCCCCAAGGAGTGGATCAGGTGATGGATATCCTCTATGATCTTAACCGAAAAAATATGAGCATAATCATTTCCTCCCATGATGTGGAGATGGTAACTGAATTTGCCAGTAAGATCTTTGTACTGCATGAAGGGGAGATCATCAACCAGGGAACACCCGGAGACATATTCAATAATCCAGAAACTCTTAAAAAAGCCCATCTGAAACAACCCACAGCCGCAGCCCTCCTGCATCGTCTGAAAAATGAAGGAGTTCAAGTAGATGTTAAGTTAACTGTTGAAGACGCCTACCATGAGATACTGCATGCCTTAGGAGTAGATGCCTACCATAAACTCCTCCACCTGGTGAAGGATAAACATCACCACCGGCTTCTGCACAGTTTAGGTGAAGAAAACTACCATGAACTGTTACATGTGGTGGAAGAAGAACAGACAAATAATCAACCAAAAAAAGATAAAATAAACCCCACCCCCCAAGAAAACCTATTTTCCTAAACAAAAAGATCTATGAAAGTTTAAAGTTCTAGATTTTTAAATAACATTAATTTTTTAAAATTTCAATCATTTCTCTGGAATAATAGTTCCTTCAATTTTATTCTGGATAATATCCTCCAAAATATTCATTGCATTTGTTATTCCTGATCTTTGCCTTTCCAGAAGTTGTTCAGAGTTAGCCGAACGAAGATCAGCATAAACATCAGAAGTTGTTTTAATCGTTAATTCCGGAGTTACAATAGCAATCCCCCCTCGACCAATCCCTGCTGTGGTTCCAATTCCAATCTCAGCTCCAGATATTTCTTTCACCGCTTTTGCCATGAGTAATGCCACTTTCTGGTCATCTTCCTCATGGTAAACCTTTATCCCATTGATCAGTTGTTGTGGTTGGGGAGGATCAACTTTTAAAACGGATTTAACTGCAGATAATGTGGGGATGAACATCCCGCAAAGGAGGATCACTTCCCCACGGCGACCTTTCAACCATTGCAGGTTCGGTGACTTGGGGCCGAATTCACCCTGATACCCCTGTATAGCTGCATGTATTTCTCGGGCTATGATTCCATGGGTGAAGCATTCAGCAGTGGCAACTGTGATTGTCATGGTTATCAACATTAGATTATGTATTATTAACAAGAAAATTGTTTATTCCATAAGGCATTTAGTAATGGTTTTGAAATATTTCTTATGAATCATTAATCTAATAATTATTTCTCCAAATTGCGTAAATCCAGGGCTTTTAATATTTCCATAGTCATTCTCCGGGCAATCTCATCCAGCACATATGGTGTTACAGGTTCGGAGTCTCTAATGAATTTTCCAGTGGTTATCAGAGTATGGTTTTCTTCTATGCCTTCTGCTCTTAATTCATTAGCCACCGGATTATCGGGATCTGCCTGGGATATATCCATCACCCTTATTTTCTCATTTCCTATTCCAAAAACCCCTGCAGTGCTAATGGTTGATGCTCCTATCTGGTGTGCTTTTTTAATTATTGCTGCAGTGGTGGGAATGGTGTTTCCTCCGGCGATTTCCACACAAACCACATCCCCCTGGATTAAGTCTAAGTTTTTAGGGGTGATATCCTGTCTAATGGGTATAACCTCTTTAATACCACATAGATCGTGCAGAAGATCCACCTTGTATTCTCCCTGTTTACCTCCCATCAATTTGAAAATCAGGTCTCCCTGGGAGATTTTTTGAGAATCAATTGCAGTTATTTTCTGGGGACCTCCCCGGTGTACCTGGGCTAGATTAAGCCCGGTTCTTATTCCCAGTCTTCCCAGGCCCACCAGGGTGACATGGCCTTCTGGAACTTTATTATTTTCAATTTCTTCGATGTTCATATGGATACTCCATGGGTTCTTTTGGGGGTGATAAATTTGAGTAGTTTAAGTAGTAGAAACAACAAAAAAGTAGAACTATAGGGCATCTAACTCTTGTGATACATTTGAGCGAAAAATGTTTATAATCATCAGATGCCCTACCATTCACACAATATCCGGATTTTTTTTACCTTACAAGTAATACATCCTTCTATTGAATTTGGGGAGGAGGTATTTATGAGCAAAACCTTCCTCAAAGAACTATTAGTACTAAGTACTATAAATACTTTATCTTATAAAAGTATTACTATTTGTTTTGATTTATCTTTCTTTTTATGAATCATAAAGAAAATATATCAGTTTTTAATTCAATAAATCTTAACTAAGGATTTATTTTTGTCTTAAACCCTCATATTTTGACAATTGATATGTTCCCAGGGCTTCCCTGTGTCCAGATAATCTGTTTTAATACCCATCTTACCAATTAACTGACATAGTTTGATTAAACCAGGAACTTCTGTTGCGTGGTGGGTGGCATCAACCAGGGTGATCCCTAATTTTCTGGCAAGAATACTTCCAGGATGGGTTAAATCACCAGATAATAATAGATCAGCCCCTTTTTCACTGGTCAACTTTATATAATGAGGATTCAAACCAAATCCAGATATTATGGCCACTTTTTTTAATGTATTTTGGTTTTTTCCTTTTACCAATCTAATATTATCCACTGGGATTGATTTGGAAACGTTTCGTATGAATTCATCCAGGTTATATTCAGTACTACTGGTTCTTTTGGCATTACCGAGTCTTTCAGTATTACAGATTCTACCTATTCCAGTCTCAGGTTCCAAAACATCGGTAACTTCAAGTTGGAGGGATTCTGCCAGGGCATCATTTGCTCCGCCCTGGACAATATCCCAGTTGGAATGGATGATGTAAGTGGGAATGGTTGGAGTAAATAGTGGTGGATGGTGACAAACTAAGAGATCTGCTTCGGTTGTCTCTTTTAAAAGGCCAGGAATAAGATCTAAAACTACTAATGCGTTTTCCACCTCGATTTCCTCCGGATGGCCCGGGCCAATGAATCCTACAGGATCATCCTTTAAAGCTAATTTAAGAGGAACTTCTTGTTCTATACATTTGAAAAGTTCAGATGCTAACATTTTCCACCCTAGAATCTATTTTTTGTAAGTATTCATCCAGTGCATCATCAGGAGATATTGGTTGCAGAGCAGAAATGATCATGGCAGGTTCGGTCATGAGTTTTGTGAATTTCTGGTGGTCTTTTTCTTTAAAAAGAACTCCCTCATAAAAATTCATACCCGCCACCCCGTAAAGAACTCCCTTATTTTTTAATAGATCATCAAGGGCTTTCCTAAGGATTTCAATGGTCATGGTCATGGTTCCGGAAGTTTTTGTATTCAAACCACCGGTTTTAAGAACTCCCTTATATTTGGAGCTGGCCAGTTCTATCCGGTCCATTATGTTGCTTTTTTCCATGATGCTGTTATCACTACCATCAGAGGTGGGATCTTCCACCAGGAATAATGATACATCGGAATTTACAAATTCCCGGACTGATTCTGGACTCAGACCTCCCAAACCAGTGGTGTCAATTACCAGATCTGCATCACTGATCCGGGTTAAATCATCACTGAACTTTACACCATCACCCAGAAGTGATTCAAGATGGGGGTGAATATCTATAACAGTGACCTTTGAAAACTCTTTAAAACGTTCAGCCAGTTTCATCCCAGTGATGTAAGCCCCTACAATAACTGTTCTTTCCACATCCACGTCCAGTGATTCTATCCAGTTGAGGGTGGCTTCACATTTAACATCTCCGATCAGCTTAACGATATCCCTCATTTCCATTCCGGAATACATGGTGTATACTTCTTCAGTGATTCCCCTTTCCTTTATGATCATTCCACCACCATAAATCCAATTCTCAAAAGAGCATGGGTTATTTCATCTCGGACTGCATCTTCTACTTCCTTACCATGTAGAATATGGGATGGTGATGTGGCTGCAGATAATATTCTACCTTTTTTATCCATTATCACTAGTAATGATCCAGAACCTGGAACTCCCAGGCGTCCTCTGGCAATTACCAGATCACAATCACAGGTATCCAGGGCCATGAGGGCTTTGGTAATGGCAGGAGTTCGTGATAGATCTGCAGAATTGGTGTGGATGCACAAATGCTCAGCACTGGGTAAGTTAAACCGGGTTAAAACTTCATTTATGACCTTTGTTTTCACGGTGTTTCTGTTGGGAACCACTATTCTCTTACAGGAACGGATGTGTTTTTGGAGTGATAATAATTCCGCTTCTGTATCACCAAATCGCTCCCCATCAACAGATTCTTCATAGGCATTTTTGATTGTTTTCTCGAAGTCCATTGGAATAACCTGCTTTTTTTAGTATCTGCAACTGTACTATTATCATTTCACTGGATATTTTTAAATTTCAATTATTATTTCACTAATCCCTAAATCTCATGGATCCCAATCTCATGGATCCCTAAATCACTTTTTAGTGAACTCTTCATATTTCCGTGATCCCCACTTCTTTAACTGGGCAGAGGATTTCATTAATTTGTGGATTGAGTCCAAGCTCTTTTATGGTGTTAATTACTTCCTTTAGGTTTCCACAACTGGGAGAACCAACTCCCTTAACATCCAGGGGATAGTCTTCTGGAATTACAGTTGCCACATTATCTGCTCCGGCCATTAATGAAAACTTAACATTCTCCGGGCCGATGGTGGGGGTGGGAACTGTGATTCGTAAATCATTAAACATCAATCTGGTTATGGCGATGGTTTTCATCTGCTCCATCAATGAACATGGGGGATAGTTGGCCATGGGTGTGTCCAGATAGGGGTTAAAGCCCATTATTGGT
This window of the Methanobacterium sp. Maddingley MBC34 genome carries:
- a CDS encoding ABC-type Co2+ transport system, permease component (PFAM: Cobalt uptake substrate-specific transmembrane region~TIGRFAM: cobalamin biosynthesis protein CbiM), with the translated sequence MHIPDGFLGWTWPIFWIIAIVAVGYSLKWARENLDERNIPLLAVLAAGIFAIQAMNIPIPWGTSGHMVGAALIAILFVSPWAAVLVLSIVLILQGLIFGDGGMTALGANIVNMGLIGGFVGFYSYKALKGVGRIPAIFIAAWASIFLAAIACAIEMAIAGTFPLTEGIAFMGLYHAVIGIIEGIITVVVILGIERVRPDLIPDWVKGKKPEATG
- a CDS encoding hypothetical protein (PFAM: Protein of unknown function (DUF3236)); amino-acid sequence: MDFEKTIKNAYEESVDGERFGDTEAELLSLQKHIRSCKRIVVPNRNTVKTKVINEVLTRFNLPSAEHLCIHTNSADLSRTPAITKALMALDTCDCDLVIARGRLGVPGSGSLLVIMDKKGRILSAATSPSHILHGKEVEDAVRDEITHALLRIGFMVVE
- a CDS encoding hypothetical protein (PFAM: Protein of unknown function (DUF1188)), whose protein sequence is MIIKERGITEEVYTMYSGMEMRDIVKLIGDVKCEATLNWIESLDVDVERTVIVGAYITGMKLAERFKEFSKVTVIDIHPHLESLLGDGVKFSDDLTRISDADLVIDTTGLGGLSPESVREFVNSDVSLFLVEDPTSDGSDNSIMEKSNIMDRIELASSKYKGVLKTGGLNTKTSGTMTMTIEILRKALDDLLKNKGVLYGVAGMNFYEGVLFKEKDHQKFTKLMTEPAMIISALQPISPDDALDEYLQKIDSRVENVSI
- a CDS encoding cobalt ABC transporter, permease protein CbiQ (PFAM: Cobalt transport protein~TIGRFAM: cobalt ABC transporter, permease protein CbiQ) is translated as MKELTAIDRESRKESLMNSLDGRIKLISAMLIIVYAVTNTNLIVLVIMEIYLIILIALSNVSPTYALKRIALVIPFGGFVAMIQPFFQPGNIIWTGPFGLLHITDYGLFFGVLLLLRVTVSVTSIVFLSSATSMQDLVASAQKLGVPHQLAMLLNLTVRYLFFFYDQLMNILNAQSTRCFDIFNKKTPYKWRLIKVGETITMMFIRAFEQGETVYLSMVCRGYSENTRIYRAKSKLDYKDFAFVGITVLMIVSLEYFNIFIL
- a CDS encoding hypothetical protein (PFAM: Uncharacterised protein family (UPF0254)), encoding MLITMTITVATAECFTHGIIAREIHAAIQGYQGEFGPKSPNLQWLKGRRGEVILLCGMFIPTLSAVKSVLKVDPPQPQQLINGIKVYHEEDDQKVALLMAKAVKEISGAEIGIGTTAGIGRGGIAIVTPELTIKTTSDVYADLRSANSEQLLERQRSGITNAMNILEDIIQNKIEGTIIPEK
- a CDS encoding dinuclear metal center protein, YbgI/SA1388 family (PFAM: NIF3 (NGG1p interacting factor 3)~TIGRFAM: dinuclear metal center protein, YbgI/SA1388 family), with product MLASELFKCIEQEVPLKLALKDDPVGFIGPGHPEEIEVENALVVLDLIPGLLKETTEADLLVCHHPPLFTPTIPTYIIHSNWDIVQGGANDALAESLQLEVTDVLEPETGIGRICNTERLGNAKRTSSTEYNLDEFIRNVSKSIPVDNIRLVKGKNQNTLKKVAIISGFGLNPHYIKLTSEKGADLLLSGDLTHPGSILARKLGITLVDATHHATEVPGLIKLCQLIGKMGIKTDYLDTGKPWEHINCQNMRV
- a CDS encoding putative dinucleotide-utilizing enzyme of the ThiF/HesA family, with translation MNIEEIENNKVPEGHVTLVGLGRLGIRTGLNLAQVHRGGPQKITAIDSQKISQGDLIFKLMGGKQGEYKVDLLHDLCGIKEVIPIRQDITPKNLDLIQGDVVCVEIAGGNTIPTTAAIIKKAHQIGASTISTAGVFGIGNEKIRVMDISQADPDNPVANELRAEGIEENHTLITTGKFIRDSEPVTPYVLDEIARRMTMEILKALDLRNLEK
- a CDS encoding cobalt transport protein ATP-binding subunit (PFAM: ABC transporter; Cobalt ATP-binding cassette C terminal~TIGRFAM: cobalt transport protein ATP-binding subunit), translated to MKRPIIQTENMSFTYPDGTSALRNINMEILERERAAIIGSNGAGKSTLFSHFNGILRPTSGLIKINGKPASYKKDDLLKIRQTVGMVFQNPDDQLFSPTVEEDVAFGPMNLGLSDDEVEERVEASLSAVGMLETRRKAPHHLSGGQKKRVAIAGILAMNPDIMVLDEPTTGLDPQGVDQVMDILYDLNRKNMSIIISSHDVEMVTEFASKIFVLHEGEIINQGTPGDIFNNPETLKKAHLKQPTAAALLHRLKNEGVQVDVKLTVEDAYHEILHALGVDAYHKLLHLVKDKHHHRLLHSLGEENYHELLHVVEEEQTNNQPKKDKINPTPQENLFS
- a CDS encoding acetyltransferase (PFAM: Acetyltransferase (GNAT) family); the protein is MGYFKVKSLQKEHIFQNNVQKFLFNMIEDEFGYGYVPEYHQDIKDMESHYLDPERNNFFMAIHQETGKIIGTIGIRAYDRDFPLFKNVYNSKTTASVWRVFVDKKWRRNGVASTLVHMAENFCREKGYKEIYLHTHKTVHGSLDFWISNGYQVVEDTGNHLKTVHMEKNLCKISSPCDVDGILIFEG
- a CDS encoding ABC-type Co2+ transport system, permease component (PFAM: Cobalt uptake substrate-specific transmembrane region~TIGRFAM: cobalamin biosynthesis protein CbiM); its protein translation is MHIPDGFIPMGQCAIYIILMLIAWGFTLKWLVERLIKLEKEKPSLGKIISYLILIIFILPSFVFIIQSVNIPIPWGVGISLLGSALVAILLRSPWGAVLIMSPVLIVQGLFFGDGGLTTIGANIINIAVIGGFSGFYIYKFAKPLGKIPRALIGGWFAGFTSLILVAEAVAVEMWLSGTFPLAEGIISGTMYSAMAGILEGIMTMIGCILILVINSKTREVEKIENKNL